From Homo sapiens chromosome 19 genomic scaffold, GRCh38.p14 alternate locus group ALT_REF_LOCI_1 HSCHR19LRC_COX1_CTG3_1, a single genomic window includes:
- the LILRA2 gene encoding leukocyte immunoglobulin-like receptor subfamily A member 2 isoform d precursor (isoform d precursor is encoded by transcript variant 4; The RefSeq protein has 1 substitution compared to this genomic sequence): protein MTPILTVLICLGLSLGPRTHVQAGHLPKPTLWAEPGSVIIQGSPVTLRCQGSLQAEEYHLYRENKSASWVRRIQEPGKNGQFPIPSITWEHAGRYHCQYYSHNHSSEYSDPLELVVTGAYSKPTLSALPSPVVTSGGNVTLQCVSQVAFDGFILCKEGEDEHPQRLNSHSHARGWSWAIFSVGPVSPSRRWSYRCYAYDSNSPYVWSLPSDLLELLVPGVSKKPSLSVQPGPMVAPGESLTLQCVSDVGYDRFVLYKEGERDFLQRPGWQPQAGLSQANFTLGPVSPSHGGQYRCYSAHNLSSEWSAPSDPLDILITGQFYDRPSLSVQPVPTVAPGKNVTLLCQSRGQFHTFLLTKEGAGHPPLHLRSEHQAQQNQAEFRMGPVTSAHVGTYRCYSSLSSNPYLLSLPSDPLELVVSEPLSISPSPTPAGSLGHLKTREEAAWASVGSDCDEAGVHPRCAPLERSTPAVGAAHTAPPVLTWRPLCSGHP, encoded by the exons ATGACCCCCATCCTCACGGTCCTGATCTGTCTCG GGCTGAGTCTGGGCCCCAGGACCCACGTGCAGGCAG GGCACCTCCCCAAGCCCACCCTCTGGGCTGAGCCAGGCTCTGTGATCATCCAGGGAAGTCCTGTGACCCTCAGGTGTCAGGGGAGCCTTCAGGCTGAGGAGTACCATCTATATAGGGAAAACAAATCAGCATCCTGGGTTAGACGGATACAAGAGCCTGGGAAGAATGGCCAGTTCCCCATCCCATCCATCACCTGGGAACACGCAGGGCGGTATCACTGTCAGTACTACAGCCACAATCACTCATCAGAGTACAGTGACCCCCTGGAGCTGGTGGTGACAG GAGCCTACAGCAAACCCACCCTCTCAGCTCTGCCCAGCCCTGTGGTGACCTTAGGAGGGAACGTGACCCTCCAGTGTGTCTCACAGGTGGCATTTGACGGCTTCATTCTGTGTAAGGAAGGAGAAGATGAACACCCACAACGCCTGAACTCCCATTCCCATGCCCGTGGGTGGTCCTGGGCCATCTTCTCCGTGGGCCCCGTGAGCCCGAGTCGCAGGTGGTCGTACAGGTGCTATGCTTATGACTCGAACTCTCCCTATGTGTGGTCTCTACCCAGTGATCTCCTGGAGCTCCTGGTCCCAG GTGTTTCTAAGAAGCCATCACTCTCAGTGCAGCCAGGTCCTATGGTGGCCCCTGGGGAGAGCCTGACCCTCCAGTGTGTCTCTGATGTCGGCTACGACAGATTTGTTCTGTATAAGGAGGGAGAACGTGACTTCCTCCAGCGCCCTGGTTGGCAGCCCCAGGCTGGGCTCTCCCAGGCCAACTTCACCCTGGGCCCTGTGAGCCCCTCCCACGGGGGCCAGTACAGATGCTACAGTGCACACAACCTCTCCTCCGAGTGGTCGGCCCCCAGTGACCCCCTGGACATCCTGATCACAG GACAGTTCTATGACAGACCCTCTCTCTCGGTGCAGCCGGTCCCCACAGTAGCCCCAGGAAAGAACGTGACCCTGCTGTGTCAGTCACGGGGGCAGTTCCACACTTTCCTTCTGACCAAGGAGGGGGCAGGCCATCCCCCACTGCATCTGAGATCAGAGCACCAAGCTCAGCAGAACCAGGCTGAATTCCGCATGGGTCCTGTGACCTCAGCCCACGTGGGGACCTACAGATGCTACAGCTCACTCAGCTCCAACCCCTACCTGCTGTCTCTCCCCAGTGACCCCCTGGAGCTCGTGGTCTCAG AGCCCCTGAGTATAAGCCCTTCACCCACACCTGCGGGGTCCCTGGGCCATCTCAAGACAAGAGAGGAGGCTGCTTGGGCCTCGGTGGGATCTGACTGTGATGAGGCTGGAGTCCACCCCAGATGTGCTCCTTTAGAGAGAAGCACCCCAGCTGTGGGTGCCGCTCACACTGCCCCTCCTGTGCTCACCTGGAGGCCTCTGTGCTCAGGGCATCCCTGA
- the LILRA2 gene encoding leukocyte immunoglobulin-like receptor subfamily A member 2 isoform X1 — MTPILTVLICLGHLPKPTLWAEPGSVIIQGSPVTLRCQGSLQAEEYHLYRENKSASWVRRIQEPGKNGQFPIPSITWEHAGRYHCQYYSHNHSSEYSDPLELVVTGAYSKPTLSALPSPVVTLGGNVTLQCVSQVAFDGFILCKEGEDEHPQRLNSHSHARGWSWAIFSVGPVSPSRRWSYRCYAYDSNSPYVWSLPSDLLELLVPGVSKKPSLSVQPGPMVAPGESLTLQCVSDVGYDRFVLYKEGERDFLQRPGWQPQAGLSQANFTLGPVSPSHGGQYRCYSAHNLSSEWSAPSDPLDILITGQFYDRPSLSVQPVPTVAPGKNVTLLCQSRGQFHTFLLTKEGAGHPPLHLRSEHQAQQNQAEFRMGPVTSAHVGTYRCYSSLSSNPYLLSLPSDPLELVVSEAAETLSPSQNKTDSTTSE; from the exons ATGACCCCCATCCTCACGGTCCTGATCTGTCTCG GGCACCTCCCCAAGCCCACCCTCTGGGCTGAGCCAGGCTCTGTGATCATCCAGGGAAGTCCTGTGACCCTCAGGTGTCAGGGGAGCCTTCAGGCTGAGGAGTACCATCTATATAGGGAAAACAAATCAGCATCCTGGGTTAGACGGATACAAGAGCCTGGGAAGAATGGCCAGTTCCCCATCCCATCCATCACCTGGGAACACGCAGGGCGGTATCACTGTCAGTACTACAGCCACAATCACTCATCAGAGTACAGTGACCCCCTGGAGCTGGTGGTGACAG GAGCCTACAGCAAACCCACCCTCTCAGCTCTGCCCAGCCCTGTGGTGACCTTAGGAGGGAACGTGACCCTCCAGTGTGTCTCACAGGTGGCATTTGACGGCTTCATTCTGTGTAAGGAAGGAGAAGATGAACACCCACAACGCCTGAACTCCCATTCCCATGCCCGTGGGTGGTCCTGGGCCATCTTCTCCGTGGGCCCCGTGAGCCCGAGTCGCAGGTGGTCGTACAGGTGCTATGCTTATGACTCGAACTCTCCCTATGTGTGGTCTCTACCCAGTGATCTCCTGGAGCTCCTGGTCCCAG GTGTTTCTAAGAAGCCATCACTCTCAGTGCAGCCAGGTCCTATGGTGGCCCCTGGGGAGAGCCTGACCCTCCAGTGTGTCTCTGATGTCGGCTACGACAGATTTGTTCTGTATAAGGAGGGAGAACGTGACTTCCTCCAGCGCCCTGGTTGGCAGCCCCAGGCTGGGCTCTCCCAGGCCAACTTCACCCTGGGCCCTGTGAGCCCCTCCCACGGGGGCCAGTACAGATGCTACAGTGCACACAACCTCTCCTCCGAGTGGTCGGCCCCCAGTGACCCCCTGGACATCCTGATCACAG GACAGTTCTATGACAGACCCTCTCTCTCGGTGCAGCCGGTCCCCACAGTAGCCCCAGGAAAGAACGTGACCCTGCTGTGTCAGTCACGGGGGCAGTTCCACACTTTCCTTCTGACCAAGGAGGGGGCAGGCCATCCCCCACTGCATCTGAGATCAGAGCACCAAGCTCAGCAGAACCAGGCTGAATTCCGCATGGGTCCTGTGACCTCAGCCCACGTGGGGACCTACAGATGCTACAGCTCACTCAGCTCCAACCCCTACCTGCTGTCTCTCCCCAGTGACCCCCTGGAGCTCGTGGTCTCAG
- the LILRA2 gene encoding leukocyte immunoglobulin-like receptor subfamily A member 2 isoform X2, producing the protein MTPILTVLICLGLSLGPRTHVQAGHLPKPTLWAEPGSVIIQGSPVTLRCQGSLQAEEYHLYRENKSASWVRRIQEPGKNGQFPIPSITWEHAGRYHCQYYSHNHSSEYSDPLELVVTGAYSKPTLSALPSPVVTLGGNVTLQCVSQVAFDGFILCKEGEDEHPQRLNSHSHARGWSWAIFSVGPVSPSRRWSYRCYAYDSNSPYVWSLPSDLLELLVPGVSKKPSLSVQPGPMVAPGESLTLQCVSDVGYDRFVLYKEGERDFLQRPGWQPQAGLSQANFTLGPVSPSHGGQYRCYSAHNLSSEWSAPSDPLDILITAGPHSSPRKERDPAVSVTGAVPHFPSDQGGGRPSPTASEIRAPSSAEPG; encoded by the exons ATGACCCCCATCCTCACGGTCCTGATCTGTCTCG GGCTGAGTCTGGGCCCCAGGACCCACGTGCAGGCAG GGCACCTCCCCAAGCCCACCCTCTGGGCTGAGCCAGGCTCTGTGATCATCCAGGGAAGTCCTGTGACCCTCAGGTGTCAGGGGAGCCTTCAGGCTGAGGAGTACCATCTATATAGGGAAAACAAATCAGCATCCTGGGTTAGACGGATACAAGAGCCTGGGAAGAATGGCCAGTTCCCCATCCCATCCATCACCTGGGAACACGCAGGGCGGTATCACTGTCAGTACTACAGCCACAATCACTCATCAGAGTACAGTGACCCCCTGGAGCTGGTGGTGACAG GAGCCTACAGCAAACCCACCCTCTCAGCTCTGCCCAGCCCTGTGGTGACCTTAGGAGGGAACGTGACCCTCCAGTGTGTCTCACAGGTGGCATTTGACGGCTTCATTCTGTGTAAGGAAGGAGAAGATGAACACCCACAACGCCTGAACTCCCATTCCCATGCCCGTGGGTGGTCCTGGGCCATCTTCTCCGTGGGCCCCGTGAGCCCGAGTCGCAGGTGGTCGTACAGGTGCTATGCTTATGACTCGAACTCTCCCTATGTGTGGTCTCTACCCAGTGATCTCCTGGAGCTCCTGGTCCCAG GTGTTTCTAAGAAGCCATCACTCTCAGTGCAGCCAGGTCCTATGGTGGCCCCTGGGGAGAGCCTGACCCTCCAGTGTGTCTCTGATGTCGGCTACGACAGATTTGTTCTGTATAAGGAGGGAGAACGTGACTTCCTCCAGCGCCCTGGTTGGCAGCCCCAGGCTGGGCTCTCCCAGGCCAACTTCACCCTGGGCCCTGTGAGCCCCTCCCACGGGGGCCAGTACAGATGCTACAGTGCACACAACCTCTCCTCCGAGTGGTCGGCCCCCAGTGACCCCCTGGACATCCTGATCACAG CCGGTCCCCACAGTAGCCCCAGGAAAGAACGTGACCCTGCTGTGTCAGTCACGGGGGCAGTTCCACACTTTCCTTCTGACCAAGGAGGGGGCAGGCCATCCCCCACTGCATCTGAGATCAGAGCACCAAGCTCAGCAGAACCAGGCTGA
- the LILRA2 gene encoding leukocyte immunoglobulin-like receptor subfamily A member 2 isoform X3, which produces MTPILTVLICLGLSLGPRTHVQAGHLPKPTLWAEPGSVIIQGSPVTLRCQGSLQAEEYHLYRENKSASWVRRIQEPGKNGQFPIPSITWEHAGRYHCQYYSHNHSSEYSDPLELVVTGAYSKPTLSALPSPVVTLGGNVTLQCVSQVAFDGFILCKEGEDEHPQRLNSHSHARGWSWAIFSVGPVSPSRRWSYRCYAYDSNSPYVWSLPSDLLELLVPAGPHSSPRKERDPAVSVTGAVPHFPSDQGGGRPSPTASEIRAPSSAEPG; this is translated from the exons ATGACCCCCATCCTCACGGTCCTGATCTGTCTCG GGCTGAGTCTGGGCCCCAGGACCCACGTGCAGGCAG GGCACCTCCCCAAGCCCACCCTCTGGGCTGAGCCAGGCTCTGTGATCATCCAGGGAAGTCCTGTGACCCTCAGGTGTCAGGGGAGCCTTCAGGCTGAGGAGTACCATCTATATAGGGAAAACAAATCAGCATCCTGGGTTAGACGGATACAAGAGCCTGGGAAGAATGGCCAGTTCCCCATCCCATCCATCACCTGGGAACACGCAGGGCGGTATCACTGTCAGTACTACAGCCACAATCACTCATCAGAGTACAGTGACCCCCTGGAGCTGGTGGTGACAG GAGCCTACAGCAAACCCACCCTCTCAGCTCTGCCCAGCCCTGTGGTGACCTTAGGAGGGAACGTGACCCTCCAGTGTGTCTCACAGGTGGCATTTGACGGCTTCATTCTGTGTAAGGAAGGAGAAGATGAACACCCACAACGCCTGAACTCCCATTCCCATGCCCGTGGGTGGTCCTGGGCCATCTTCTCCGTGGGCCCCGTGAGCCCGAGTCGCAGGTGGTCGTACAGGTGCTATGCTTATGACTCGAACTCTCCCTATGTGTGGTCTCTACCCAGTGATCTCCTGGAGCTCCTGGTCCCAG CCGGTCCCCACAGTAGCCCCAGGAAAGAACGTGACCCTGCTGTGTCAGTCACGGGGGCAGTTCCACACTTTCCTTCTGACCAAGGAGGGGGCAGGCCATCCCCCACTGCATCTGAGATCAGAGCACCAAGCTCAGCAGAACCAGGCTGA